The following proteins come from a genomic window of Rhizobium sp. 007:
- a CDS encoding IS110 family transposase: MTASYDYHIGVDYHKSYSHLVVQDSSGKTLRSGRVKNDRQSLGGFLERYRENSHAVVEATRNWMVMYDWLDDICDDVVLAHPLKVKAIADAKIKTDKIDATVLAHLLRADLVPEAWAPSDKARELRVALRERMFYVRLRTMTKNRIVTVFDRYPEQTAQLKKLGDLFGKAGRLQLAQVKVSEIDRIQIDRGLDFIADIDVRIKQSETTIRAMTKANPNVKLLKTIPGIGEFFARLIDAEIDDIARFRNPKKLAAYAGLVPSTYSSGGKTFHGKIIKQGNKWLRWAFVEAVAPAIASDAQLRAQYDHLNIRGTNKARVAIARKLLTIAFHILRDQRAYEPRSESITEGASTISRLS; encoded by the coding sequence ATGACTGCCTCTTATGATTACCATATCGGCGTCGACTACCACAAATCCTATAGCCATCTGGTGGTGCAGGACAGCAGTGGCAAGACGCTCAGATCCGGCCGGGTGAAGAACGACCGCCAGTCGCTGGGTGGGTTTCTGGAGCGATACCGTGAGAATTCGCATGCGGTGGTCGAGGCGACCCGCAACTGGATGGTGATGTACGACTGGCTCGACGACATTTGTGATGATGTCGTCCTCGCCCATCCGTTGAAGGTCAAGGCAATCGCTGACGCCAAGATCAAGACCGACAAGATCGACGCGACGGTGCTGGCGCATCTGCTCCGAGCCGACCTGGTGCCGGAGGCCTGGGCGCCGAGCGACAAGGCCCGAGAACTGCGTGTCGCGCTGCGTGAGCGGATGTTCTACGTGCGGCTGCGGACGATGACGAAGAACCGCATCGTCACGGTGTTTGATCGTTATCCGGAGCAGACGGCGCAGTTGAAGAAGCTCGGCGACCTGTTCGGCAAGGCCGGCCGCCTCCAGCTGGCGCAGGTGAAGGTCTCAGAGATCGACCGCATCCAGATCGACCGTGGCCTCGACTTCATCGCCGACATCGACGTCCGGATCAAGCAGTCGGAGACGACAATCCGGGCGATGACCAAGGCCAATCCCAATGTGAAGCTGTTGAAGACCATCCCCGGCATCGGCGAGTTCTTCGCCCGGCTGATCGATGCGGAGATCGACGACATAGCGCGGTTCCGCAACCCGAAGAAGCTCGCCGCCTATGCCGGCTTGGTGCCGTCGACCTATTCCTCCGGTGGCAAGACCTTCCACGGCAAGATCATCAAGCAGGGCAACAAGTGGCTGCGCTGGGCTTTCGTCGAGGCGGTGGCTCCGGCCATCGCCAGCGATGCGCAGCTGCGCGCCCAGTACGATCATCTGAACATCAGAGGAACCAACAAGGCGCGCGTTGCCATTGCGCGCAAGCTTTTGACGATCGCCTTCCACATCCTGCGTGACCAGCGCGCTTACGAGCCGCGCAGCGAAAGCATCACGGAAGGCGCGTCGACGATATCCCGGTTGTCCTGA
- a CDS encoding shikimate dehydrogenase produces MAETIIRPLKAGLIGAGIQASLTPAMHMKEGAAQGLNYEYELIDLNRIGASPADLPKLLAKAEAQGLAGLNITHPCKQIVISCLDDLSSEARALGAVNTVVFKDGRRYGHNTDWWGFAESFRRGLPDADLSSAVQLGAGGAGVATAYAMLVLGLQRLAVFDRDTQRAAALTETMARLFPAASIIAGTDLASEMGQAAGLIHATPTGMTKYPGIPLPPDLLEERHWVAEIVYFPLETELLRQARHRGCRTLDGGGMAVFQAVGAFRLLTGRTPDAARMLAHFKAMTE; encoded by the coding sequence ATGGCCGAAACAATCATAAGACCGCTAAAGGCCGGCCTGATCGGCGCCGGCATCCAAGCGTCGCTGACACCCGCCATGCATATGAAGGAGGGTGCCGCCCAGGGTCTGAACTACGAGTATGAACTGATCGACCTTAACCGGATCGGCGCCTCGCCAGCCGACCTGCCGAAACTTCTGGCTAAGGCCGAGGCTCAAGGTCTTGCCGGCCTCAACATCACCCATCCCTGCAAACAGATCGTCATCTCCTGTCTGGACGACCTGTCATCCGAGGCGCGGGCTCTCGGGGCCGTCAATACCGTCGTTTTCAAGGATGGGCGGCGATATGGACACAATACCGATTGGTGGGGCTTTGCCGAAAGCTTCCGTCGCGGGCTGCCGGACGCCGATCTTTCTTCGGCCGTCCAGCTCGGTGCTGGCGGCGCAGGCGTTGCGACCGCTTATGCAATGCTCGTTCTTGGCTTGCAGAGGTTGGCCGTCTTCGATCGCGACACGCAACGTGCTGCGGCCTTGACGGAAACGATGGCGCGGCTCTTTCCCGCTGCTTCCATCATCGCCGGAACGGATCTGGCATCCGAGATGGGGCAGGCAGCCGGCCTCATACATGCAACGCCGACCGGAATGACGAAGTATCCGGGCATCCCCTTGCCGCCGGACCTGCTTGAGGAACGGCACTGGGTCGCCGAGATCGTCTACTTCCCCTTGGAGACCGAACTGCTGAGGCAAGCCAGACATCGTGGCTGCCGGACGCTCGATGGCGGAGGCATGGCGGTCTTCCAGGCCGTTGGCGCTTTTCGTCTGTTGACAGGACGAACACCGGATGCAGCCCGAATGCTCGCCCATTTCAAGGCCATGACCGAATGA
- a CDS encoding TRAP transporter substrate-binding protein has translation MLNKLTKLALGLALPIALLATGPAMAEIREHQLKFASANNKGHPQVMGMEKFAELLKEKSGGKIEVKLFPGGVLGGDVQTVSALQGGVIEMTVLNAGILASNAKPFGAVDLPFLFNSGEEADKVMDGPFGSGLMKLLPDTGLVGLAYWELGFRNLTNNRHAVTKLEDIKGLKIRTIQSPIPIELFNSLGANAVPLPYTELYTALETGTVDGQENPAANIINAKFFEVQKYMTVTRHQYNPQIVLISKKFWDGLNDEEKALFQSAATEARDYQRKVSREMDAKAIEEIKKTGMEVSELSPEETQKLRDAVKPLIDKFSPQIGAETVAQLMKELDTVRGK, from the coding sequence ATGCTCAATAAATTGACGAAGCTGGCATTGGGATTGGCGTTGCCGATCGCATTGCTGGCAACCGGCCCGGCCATGGCCGAAATCCGCGAGCATCAGCTCAAATTCGCGTCGGCGAACAATAAGGGCCATCCCCAGGTCATGGGAATGGAGAAGTTCGCCGAGCTCTTGAAGGAGAAGAGCGGCGGCAAGATCGAGGTGAAACTCTTTCCCGGCGGCGTGCTTGGCGGCGACGTTCAGACCGTCTCGGCGCTGCAGGGCGGCGTGATCGAAATGACGGTGCTCAATGCCGGCATCCTTGCAAGCAATGCCAAGCCGTTCGGCGCCGTCGATCTGCCCTTCCTCTTCAATAGCGGCGAGGAAGCAGACAAGGTGATGGACGGACCGTTCGGCTCCGGTCTGATGAAGCTTCTGCCGGATACCGGCCTCGTCGGTCTTGCCTATTGGGAGCTCGGTTTCCGCAACCTGACGAACAATCGCCACGCAGTTACCAAGCTTGAGGACATCAAGGGCCTTAAGATCCGCACGATCCAGTCGCCGATCCCGATCGAGCTCTTCAACAGCCTTGGCGCCAACGCCGTTCCGCTTCCATACACCGAGCTCTATACGGCGCTCGAAACCGGCACTGTCGACGGCCAGGAAAATCCGGCTGCGAACATCATCAATGCCAAGTTCTTCGAAGTGCAGAAGTACATGACGGTGACCCGCCATCAGTACAATCCGCAGATCGTGCTCATCAGCAAGAAGTTCTGGGATGGGCTCAACGATGAAGAAAAAGCCCTCTTCCAATCGGCCGCAACCGAGGCGCGCGACTATCAGCGCAAGGTTTCGCGCGAGATGGACGCCAAGGCGATTGAAGAGATCAAGAAGACCGGCATGGAAGTCAGCGAGCTGAGCCCGGAAGAGACGCAGAAGCTGCGCGACGCCGTCAAGCCGTTGATCGACAAGTTCAGCCCTCAGATCGGCGCAGAAACGGTCGCTCAGCTCATGAAGGAACTCGACACCGTTCGCGGCAAATAA
- a CDS encoding TRAP transporter large permease subunit, whose protein sequence is MTVSIFLGALLGPMALGVPIAFALIISGVALMMYLDIFDAQIVAQNVLNGADSFPLMAVPFFLLAGEVMNTGGLSRRIVDLAMAMVGHVRGGLGFVAIFAACVLSSLSGSAVADAAALGALLFPMMQKSGHDPARTGGLLASASVIGPIIPPSIGFILFGVVGGVSITKLFLAGIFPGLMIAAALCVTWLIVSRKEQFALPPKQSGAVRLKAFIDSIWALMLPVIIIVGLKFGVFTPTEAGVVAAVYSLFVSMVIYRELPPARLFHVFVAAAKITSVVMFLVACAAVSAWLITVADVPGELAALVEPLMDNQTLLLLAIMVLIVVVGTAMDMTPTILIMTPVLMPIIKQAGIDPVYFGVLFIINNAIGLITPPVGTVLNVICGVSKLSMEELMKGVMPFLIAELIVLFLLVLFPQLVTVPVSWFGH, encoded by the coding sequence ATGACTGTATCCATCTTCCTCGGAGCGCTTCTCGGTCCCATGGCGCTTGGGGTGCCCATCGCCTTTGCGCTTATCATCAGCGGCGTTGCGTTGATGATGTATCTTGACATCTTCGATGCGCAGATCGTGGCGCAGAACGTGCTGAACGGCGCCGACAGCTTTCCGCTGATGGCAGTGCCTTTCTTTCTTCTTGCCGGCGAGGTCATGAATACCGGCGGACTTTCTCGCCGCATTGTCGACCTTGCCATGGCGATGGTGGGCCATGTCCGAGGCGGCCTCGGTTTTGTCGCCATCTTCGCCGCCTGTGTCCTTTCGAGTCTTTCCGGGTCGGCCGTTGCCGACGCCGCGGCCCTGGGAGCGCTTCTTTTTCCGATGATGCAGAAGTCCGGACACGACCCGGCGCGCACCGGCGGCCTCCTCGCCTCAGCTTCCGTTATCGGGCCGATCATTCCTCCGTCGATCGGTTTCATCCTCTTCGGCGTGGTCGGCGGCGTTTCGATCACCAAGCTTTTTCTGGCGGGAATTTTCCCGGGGCTTATGATCGCAGCCGCACTCTGTGTGACCTGGTTGATCGTCTCACGAAAGGAGCAGTTCGCACTTCCCCCGAAGCAGAGCGGCGCGGTGCGTCTCAAAGCCTTCATCGACAGCATCTGGGCCCTGATGCTGCCGGTCATCATCATCGTCGGCTTGAAATTCGGCGTCTTCACGCCAACCGAAGCCGGCGTCGTTGCCGCTGTTTATTCGCTTTTCGTCTCGATGGTCATTTATCGCGAACTGCCCCCCGCGAGACTGTTTCATGTCTTTGTGGCGGCCGCGAAGATCACCTCCGTCGTCATGTTCCTGGTTGCCTGTGCGGCGGTTTCCGCCTGGCTGATCACAGTTGCCGACGTGCCCGGCGAGCTCGCGGCCCTGGTCGAACCGCTGATGGACAATCAGACCCTTCTGCTGCTCGCCATCATGGTGCTGATCGTCGTCGTCGGAACCGCCATGGACATGACGCCGACGATCCTGATCATGACGCCGGTGCTGATGCCGATCATCAAGCAGGCGGGCATTGATCCGGTCTATTTCGGCGTGCTTTTCATCATCAACAATGCGATTGGCCTGATCACGCCGCCGGTCGGCACCGTGCTCAATGTTATCTGCGGCGTCTCGAAGCTCTCGATGGAAGAGTTGATGAAGGGCGTCATGCCCTTTCTCATCGCCGAACTGATCGTTCTGTTTCTGCTCGTCCTGTTTCCGCAACTGGTGACCGTCCCGGTCTCCTGGTTCGGACACTGA
- a CDS encoding TRAP transporter small permease, with product MTRIIDFYFLVLKATIALLLAGMVVLVFGNVVLRYAFNQGITSSEELSRMFFVWLTFLGAVVAMREHGHLGVDSVLRRLPPTAARMAALAGHALMLLATWLMISGAWTQTLINVHVAAPATGISMAFFYGAGLAFGVPAFLILLWDAFAIATGRIDVTTVELVRDSEEQVALEDHDPALAKLVTKH from the coding sequence ATGACCCGCATCATCGATTTCTATTTTCTCGTGCTGAAGGCGACGATCGCGCTCTTGCTGGCAGGCATGGTCGTGCTCGTCTTCGGCAATGTCGTCCTTCGCTATGCCTTCAATCAGGGCATCACGTCCTCCGAAGAGTTGTCGCGGATGTTCTTCGTCTGGCTGACATTTCTCGGCGCGGTGGTCGCAATGCGCGAGCATGGCCATCTCGGTGTCGATTCAGTGCTGCGGCGCCTGCCACCCACGGCTGCCAGAATGGCTGCACTCGCCGGGCATGCACTGATGCTGCTGGCGACCTGGCTGATGATCAGCGGTGCGTGGACGCAGACCCTGATCAACGTTCATGTGGCAGCGCCAGCAACCGGTATTTCGATGGCATTCTTCTACGGCGCCGGTCTGGCGTTCGGCGTCCCGGCATTTCTCATTCTCTTGTGGGACGCGTTCGCGATCGCCACGGGCCGCATCGATGTCACGACGGTCGAACTTGTCCGCGACAGTGAGGAACAAGTCGCGCTCGAGGATCACGATCCGGCACTTGCCAAGCTCGTGACAAAGCATTGA
- a CDS encoding TetR family transcriptional regulator has protein sequence MAERAENGRKNDPQRTQADILVVATKEFATHGLAGARVDAIAEKTRTSKRMIYYYFGSKEGLYLAVLEQSYRKIRSLEADLQLSNLEPEAALRTLIATTFDHDEANPDFVRLVSIENIHHATHMLRSDAIRDLNVSVIETIAKILERGFEQGVFHRKADPIDVHMMISAFCFFRVSNRYTFGTIFRRDLSESQTIDRHRGMIADAVVSYLKSCPSPD, from the coding sequence ATGGCGGAGCGGGCTGAAAACGGACGAAAGAACGATCCGCAGCGGACGCAGGCGGATATTCTCGTTGTCGCGACGAAGGAGTTCGCAACCCATGGCCTCGCCGGTGCGCGCGTCGATGCGATCGCGGAAAAGACCCGCACCTCGAAGCGGATGATCTATTACTATTTCGGCAGTAAGGAGGGTCTCTATCTCGCCGTGCTGGAGCAGTCCTACCGCAAGATCCGCTCGCTGGAAGCTGACCTTCAGCTTTCGAACCTTGAGCCGGAAGCAGCGCTACGCACGCTCATCGCAACGACTTTCGATCACGACGAGGCCAACCCGGATTTCGTCCGGCTGGTGAGCATCGAGAACATTCATCACGCCACGCATATGCTGCGCTCGGATGCCATCCGCGACCTCAACGTCTCGGTCATAGAGACGATCGCTAAAATCCTGGAACGTGGTTTCGAACAGGGCGTATTTCATCGCAAGGCCGATCCGATCGATGTCCACATGATGATCAGCGCCTTCTGCTTCTTCCGCGTCTCGAACCGCTATACCTTCGGCACGATCTTCAGGCGGGATCTCTCGGAAAGCCAGACAATCGACCGGCACCGCGGAATGATCGCCGATGCCGTCGTAAGCTATCTCAAGTCCTGCCCGTCGCCGGATTGA
- a CDS encoding lyase family protein: MQAGRTHGQHALPMTFGFKVTAGSKRSAAIVNV; this comes from the coding sequence TTGCAAGCAGGCCGCACCCACGGCCAACACGCTTTGCCCATGACGTTCGGGTTCAAGGTGACGGCTGGCTCGAAGAGGTCCGCCGCGATCGTCAACGTCTAA